The Virgibacillus dokdonensis genome includes a window with the following:
- a CDS encoding metal-sulfur cluster assembly factor, whose translation MDEALKENLFGALENVIDPELGIDIVNLGLVYDVELDEEGICKVTMTLTSMGCPLAGHIEQDVKHALSDIPEVKETEVSIVWNPPWGKERMSRYAKIALGIPD comes from the coding sequence ATGGATGAGGCATTAAAGGAGAATCTTTTTGGTGCATTAGAAAATGTTATTGATCCTGAATTAGGCATAGATATTGTTAATTTAGGTTTAGTATATGATGTAGAATTAGATGAAGAGGGGATATGTAAGGTTACAATGACACTAACTTCTATGGGATGTCCGCTTGCTGGACATATTGAGCAAGACGTCAAACACGCATTATCTGATATTCCAGAAGTGAAAGAAACGGAAGTTAGCATTGTATGGAACCCTCCATGGGGCAAGGAAAGAATGTCACGTTATGCTAAAATTGCA
- a CDS encoding YitT family protein — MFIFEAKRIAVVIFGALLNAISLNFFLIEANVYASGFTGAAQLASSVFNDFVGIGISTGILLALFNIPVAILGWLKVGKGFTIYSVVSVFCTTLFLEFIPMVQISEDIILNAVFGGVVGGTGVGITLKVGASTGGMDIVAMVLSRMKDKPIGTYFLMLNAIIIAFAGILYEPENALYTLLTLYVTTRVIDALHTRHEKVTAMIITRKADELQAAIHQTMVRGITILPAKGAYTKTDKDMLYLVITRYELYDLERIINEVDPNAFTNIVQTTGIFGFFRRD, encoded by the coding sequence ATGTTCATTTTTGAAGCAAAACGAATTGCAGTAGTCATTTTTGGAGCGTTGCTTAATGCAATATCTCTGAACTTTTTCTTAATTGAAGCAAATGTGTATGCTAGTGGGTTTACTGGTGCTGCTCAATTAGCATCTAGCGTTTTTAATGATTTCGTTGGCATCGGAATTAGTACGGGAATTTTATTAGCTCTATTTAATATCCCTGTTGCTATATTGGGTTGGCTTAAAGTAGGTAAAGGGTTTACGATTTATAGTGTCGTTTCTGTATTTTGCACGACTCTTTTTCTAGAATTTATTCCTATGGTTCAAATATCAGAAGACATTATTTTAAATGCTGTCTTTGGTGGTGTTGTTGGTGGTACTGGTGTAGGGATTACACTTAAAGTCGGTGCTTCCACTGGAGGAATGGACATTGTGGCGATGGTTTTATCGAGAATGAAAGATAAACCGATAGGTACGTATTTTTTAATGTTAAATGCGATTATTATAGCATTCGCTGGTATTTTATATGAACCAGAAAATGCTTTGTATACCTTACTTACTTTATACGTAACGACACGTGTAATTGACGCTCTTCATACACGTCATGAAAAGGTTACAGCTATGATCATTACTCGTAAAGCAGACGAACTGCAGGCTGCTATTCACCAAACTATGGTACGTGGTATTACGATTCTTCCAGCTAAAGGAGCTTATACAAAAACAGATAAGGATATGCTTTATTTGGTCATCACTCGGTATGAATTATATGATTTAGAGCGAATTATTAATGAAGTAGATCCGAACGCATTTACAAATATCGTTCAAACGACAGGTATATTTGGTTTTTTTCGCAGAGATTAA
- a CDS encoding alpha-amylase family glycosyl hydrolase codes for MKKVIAFLIVSFMFFIYVPTMVQADETSIQDEVFYRILVDRYNNLNVERDKQIDLDNPKAYHGGDLEGITDRLDTFEELGYTSIILSPIMANAPDGYHGYWIEDFYNVEQQFGDMESLQKLIDEAHEREIKVVLELVTKYVAKSHPIVTNPSKADWIDRDAQVNTAWGENVVALNQENEAVQDYLVNVAKYWKEETDVDGFQLHAADQASPSFLTLLSNEIKQSDENFYLLADVLEGKSDVTTLQENQHIDAVENHNAQQAMRDVFSKPGVSPENIYEATMQDSAVDMLFMDDQSMERFTQTLAENGRNPLTAWKLALTFLYSMPDVPMIYQGSHLPMYGSTLDEVQRMVEFNSGDKELTEFFNRISSLRQEFPALRRGNYEMVGTDGAMSVFKRTYDGQTMYIAINNDVKTRSVTISDVEEGKELRGYLSDQTFRANGNGEYRVGLDREMVEIFSVEEDTGLNWWFIGFIIGIFLLFIVGIVVLSRKQKKNEG; via the coding sequence ATGAAGAAAGTAATTGCTTTTTTAATAGTTAGTTTCATGTTTTTTATTTATGTACCAACTATGGTTCAAGCTGATGAAACAAGCATTCAAGATGAAGTTTTTTATCGTATCTTAGTTGACCGCTATAATAATTTAAATGTTGAACGTGATAAACAAATTGATCTTGATAATCCAAAAGCATATCATGGTGGTGATTTGGAAGGGATTACAGATAGGTTGGATACTTTTGAGGAATTGGGGTATACTTCCATCATCCTGTCACCTATTATGGCAAACGCACCAGACGGTTATCATGGTTATTGGATAGAAGACTTTTATAACGTAGAACAGCAATTTGGTGATATGGAAAGTTTGCAAAAGTTAATTGATGAAGCTCATGAAAGAGAGATAAAAGTTGTTTTGGAGCTTGTCACGAAATATGTTGCTAAAAGCCATCCGATTGTTACTAATCCATCTAAAGCGGATTGGATTGATCGAGATGCACAAGTAAACACAGCTTGGGGAGAAAATGTTGTTGCATTGAATCAAGAAAATGAAGCAGTACAAGATTATTTAGTCAATGTAGCAAAGTATTGGAAAGAAGAAACGGATGTTGACGGTTTCCAATTACACGCTGCAGACCAAGCCTCACCATCGTTTTTAACTCTACTTTCAAATGAAATAAAACAATCTGATGAAAATTTTTATTTGTTAGCAGATGTACTAGAGGGAAAATCTGATGTAACTACTTTACAGGAAAATCAACATATTGATGCTGTTGAGAACCATAATGCACAGCAAGCAATGCGTGATGTTTTTTCTAAACCTGGTGTCTCACCGGAAAATATATATGAAGCAACAATGCAAGATAGCGCTGTTGATATGCTATTTATGGATGACCAATCCATGGAGCGTTTTACACAAACTTTAGCGGAGAATGGCAGAAATCCATTGACAGCTTGGAAATTAGCTTTAACCTTTTTATATTCTATGCCAGATGTTCCAATGATCTATCAAGGTTCCCATCTGCCGATGTATGGTTCCACATTGGATGAAGTACAACGGATGGTAGAGTTTAACAGTGGAGATAAAGAATTAACGGAGTTTTTTAATAGGATATCTTCCTTACGTCAAGAGTTTCCTGCCTTACGAAGAGGAAACTACGAAATGGTAGGGACAGATGGAGCAATGAGTGTGTTTAAACGTACTTATGATGGGCAAACGATGTATATTGCTATTAATAACGATGTAAAGACACGTTCTGTTACCATTTCAGATGTAGAAGAAGGAAAAGAATTGCGAGGATATTTAAGTGATCAAACCTTTCGAGCTAATGGCAACGGAGAATATCGGGTGGGTTTAGATAGAGAGATGGTAGAAATATTCTCTGTAGAAGAAGATACAGGGCTTAACTGGTGGTTTATTGGTTTTATAATCGGTATATTTTTATTATTTATCGTTGGTATCGTGGTGTTATCTAGAAAACAAAAGAAAAATGAGGGGTGA
- a CDS encoding DUF3813 family protein encodes MENNQNNLFQQARNAVMNFMSQQNNASNAEDKQAAQTAIQAAYQEATPEEKQQLQQLENQLRQHNQIQ; translated from the coding sequence TTGGAAAACAATCAAAATAATTTATTTCAACAAGCAAGAAATGCTGTGATGAACTTTATGAGTCAGCAAAACAATGCTTCTAATGCAGAAGATAAACAAGCTGCACAAACTGCTATTCAAGCTGCTTATCAGGAGGCTACACCTGAAGAAAAACAGCAATTACAGCAATTGGAAAATCAATTAAGGCAACATAATCAAATACAGTAA
- a CDS encoding Cof-type HAD-IIB family hydrolase, translating to MQTNRHLIALDLDGTLLTDKKEISPKTKQVVLKAMDEGHIVVIATGRPHRASIGYYKNLGLTTPMVNFNGALIHHPNDKKWDALHSPMSIRTAHKIIGTCYELNVRNILAEVMDDVYLDQYDQAIIDIFHMSKNDPPFTIGSLRNKLTEDPTSILIHPKDEHISTLRKHLDDFHADLIEHRNWGAPWNIIEIVRKGMNKAVGLQKIAHYFHIPADRIIAFGDEDNDLEMIDYAGVGVAMGNAIDELKSISKYVTDSNEENGIANFLQTYLKIG from the coding sequence ATGCAAACAAACAGACACTTAATAGCATTAGATCTTGATGGAACACTGTTAACCGATAAAAAAGAAATAAGCCCTAAAACAAAACAAGTAGTTTTAAAAGCAATGGACGAAGGTCATATCGTTGTTATTGCAACAGGCAGACCACATCGGGCAAGTATTGGTTATTATAAAAATTTAGGGTTAACTACTCCGATGGTAAATTTTAATGGTGCACTTATTCACCATCCAAATGATAAGAAATGGGATGCTCTGCACAGTCCGATGTCTATACGAACAGCTCATAAAATTATCGGAACGTGTTATGAGCTAAATGTACGAAATATATTGGCTGAAGTTATGGATGATGTGTATTTAGATCAATATGATCAAGCCATTATTGATATATTTCATATGTCAAAAAATGACCCCCCTTTTACAATAGGGAGTCTGAGAAATAAATTAACAGAAGACCCTACTTCCATCTTAATTCATCCGAAAGATGAACATATTTCCACATTACGAAAACATCTTGATGACTTTCATGCTGACCTTATTGAACACCGTAATTGGGGAGCACCTTGGAACATTATTGAAATTGTTCGCAAAGGAATGAATAAGGCTGTTGGTTTACAGAAGATTGCTCATTATTTCCATATCCCCGCGGATCGCATTATCGCTTTTGGTGACGAAGATAATGATTTAGAAATGATTGATTACGCAGGGGTAGGTGTAGCTATGGGCAATGCAATTGATGAATTAAAATCCATAAGTAAATACGTGACAGATTCTAATGAAGAAAACGGAATAGCAAATTTCTTACAAACCTATTTAAAAATAGGCTGA
- a CDS encoding DegV family protein: MDIKILADSACDLTADYYNKYDIAFIPLTVRLDDKDYEDVKTIDPKTVYHAMRDGKTPKTSQASAQRFKSIFTSHAEANQPLVYLAFSSQLSGTYQAAKMMEQEVKESYPDAPIHVIDTKCASLGYGLVVLHAAKLAKQGAALQRIVESSKSCALHMEHIFTVDNLEYLYRGGRVSRTAAFVGSLLKIKPILHVEDGKLIPLEKIRGSKKLFLRMLEIMEERGDDLSNQTIAISHGDDFERAEQLASMIKEKFHVKDVIIEMVGSVIGAHSGPGTIALFFLNDTDFDRPA; the protein is encoded by the coding sequence ATGGATATTAAAATCCTTGCCGATTCAGCTTGTGATTTAACAGCAGATTATTATAATAAATACGACATAGCATTTATACCATTAACCGTCCGGCTTGATGATAAGGATTACGAAGATGTCAAAACAATAGATCCTAAAACAGTTTACCACGCAATGCGTGATGGGAAAACCCCAAAAACATCGCAAGCTTCAGCTCAACGTTTTAAGTCTATTTTTACATCTCATGCTGAAGCAAATCAACCTTTAGTTTACCTTGCTTTTTCTTCTCAACTATCTGGTACATATCAAGCAGCAAAAATGATGGAACAAGAAGTAAAAGAAAGCTATCCCGATGCACCTATTCACGTAATTGATACGAAATGTGCTTCACTAGGGTATGGGCTTGTTGTACTTCATGCAGCAAAGCTTGCCAAGCAAGGAGCGGCGTTACAAAGAATCGTAGAATCAAGTAAGTCCTGCGCTCTTCATATGGAACACATCTTTACTGTTGATAACCTAGAATATCTATATCGAGGTGGCCGTGTAAGCAGAACAGCAGCGTTTGTTGGTTCTTTGTTAAAGATTAAACCAATTCTTCACGTAGAAGATGGCAAGTTAATTCCATTAGAAAAGATACGCGGTTCAAAAAAATTGTTCCTCCGTATGCTAGAAATCATGGAAGAACGCGGTGATGATTTATCAAACCAAACCATTGCAATTTCCCATGGCGATGACTTCGAGCGAGCAGAACAACTTGCTTCCATGATTAAGGAAAAATTTCACGTGAAAGATGTTATTATTGAGATGGTTGGTTCGGTTATAGGTGCGCATTCAGGGCCTGGAACGATTGCACTCTTCTTTTTAAATGATACCGATTTTGATCGCCCTGCATAA
- a CDS encoding NifU N-terminal domain-containing protein, producing the protein MSIRAEATPNPNAMKFTADKLIFEGTNSISVMPGDTSEYDILNDLMQVEGVDNVFGYQNFITVNKQFDTEWDDLIPKVTEVIEKYGF; encoded by the coding sequence TTGAGTATTCGTGCTGAAGCCACCCCGAATCCAAATGCAATGAAATTTACTGCAGATAAACTAATATTTGAAGGAACAAACAGTATATCCGTAATGCCTGGAGATACGAGTGAATATGACATTTTAAATGATTTAATGCAAGTAGAAGGTGTAGATAATGTTTTTGGATATCAAAACTTTATTACCGTAAATAAGCAATTCGATACAGAATGGGATGATTTAATACCAAAGGTAACAGAAGTAATAGAAAAATATGGATTTTAA
- a CDS encoding prolyl oligopeptidase family serine peptidase, which translates to MIGIYEEKIDTIPSLIIVDAEKNGVALPVVTYFHGFTSAKEHNLPLAFLLAQKGYRVILPDSKYHGNRENGIHVEKRQLSFWDIVVQNVTELQYIKDYVDEAGLLLDDRFGVAGTSMGGITTSAAITQYEWVKAAAILMGTPKITTFAQEIIDAFKKTGDLPVKQQEITNLLDRLAKYDLSQQPEKLNERPLFFWHGEADEIVPFNHAYSFYKQVAPTYANSKDIVFLGEANRGHKVGRFATLETVKWFVNHL; encoded by the coding sequence ATGATCGGAATATATGAAGAAAAAATTGATACCATTCCAAGCTTAATTATAGTGGATGCAGAAAAAAATGGCGTCGCTTTGCCCGTAGTTACTTATTTCCACGGGTTTACCAGCGCAAAAGAGCATAATTTGCCGCTAGCATTTTTACTTGCTCAAAAAGGATACCGGGTTATCTTGCCAGATAGTAAGTATCATGGCAACCGTGAAAATGGCATTCATGTGGAGAAAAGACAACTATCCTTTTGGGATATTGTAGTGCAAAATGTAACTGAATTACAATATATAAAGGATTATGTGGATGAAGCTGGATTATTATTAGATGATCGCTTTGGCGTAGCGGGAACAAGCATGGGAGGGATAACTACTTCTGCTGCAATTACCCAATATGAATGGGTTAAAGCAGCCGCTATCTTAATGGGTACACCGAAGATTACAACCTTTGCACAGGAAATTATTGATGCGTTTAAAAAAACGGGCGATCTGCCTGTAAAACAACAAGAAATTACGAACTTATTGGATCGGTTAGCTAAGTATGATTTGTCTCAGCAACCAGAGAAGTTAAATGAACGCCCGTTGTTTTTTTGGCATGGGGAAGCAGATGAGATTGTACCGTTTAATCATGCTTACTCTTTTTATAAACAAGTAGCACCAACTTATGCTAACTCTAAAGATATTGTTTTTCTAGGAGAAGCAAATCGTGGTCATAAAGTAGGGAGATTTGCCACACTTGAAACAGTAAAGTGGTTTGTAAATCATTTATAA